One Deltaproteobacteria bacterium genomic window, TCCAAAGCCCTCCAAACTGCAAAAGTCATTTCGAGGTGGTTCAAACGGCAACGTGGCGAGGGTACCTCCTTTTCACCTCTAAGGCAACCACAGGATGTACGATTGCCGATCTGCCAACGCCAGGTGAAACAGCCTCTCTCTCCGCCCTTGCCGCATAGAAGAGAAGAATGGGCGGGATACGCATTGCCATGCCCGGTCCGCTTAAAAGAAGTAGAATGGGTAGTTTTGCAACATTTGTCCATTCTTTCCCCAAACCTATCTTATGACAATAATCTCAAATGGTTATCAGTTGGAAAAGAGATTGGATGTTACAAAATGCCCCAAAAAAGGCATACTTTCCCCAGAAGTCAACCCCATGTCCATTCTCTCAAATCCGTCGCATGCCCGGAAAGCCCCTACATGCCCATACCCCGTCCTAGACAGGGCTAACATATATATAACAGCTTGTATTTACTGGCTTCTGGCCTTCGCCGGCATCACAGAGAAAGAGGACCCATCACTTCCTCCGGGACGGTCAACAGGCATAGTAAAACATTGGTTTTGTGCCTTGGGCATAAAGATTGCTAAAAGGTGTGTGACAATGAATCAGCCAATTGGAAAAGAGGCGTGAACAGGATAAAAGAGGACATGACCGCTCAGAAGACCATCCTTATTGCCGAGCCGGCCGAGGCGCTTTCTTCAAACCTTGAGGCGTTCGCAAAGGATAAGGGGTTCGCCCTCCTGAAGACCGGCAACCTTAAAGAGACCCTTCTCACGCTGCAGGGACAACGCGTGGACGGGCTCGTGCTTCATGCCGTCCTGTTAGAGAAAGATTGCGAGTTCATATCTGTTATAAAAGGCATGGAAAGAGATCTGCCCGTTATCATCTGCGCCGACGCCAATACGGCCGAACTGGAAAGCAGCATCCGTAAACAGGGGATTTTCTATTATCATATCCAGTCATTCGGCATTGAAGATCTGGAGATGGCCATATCCAACGCCGTCAACGGATTGCCCCACTAGCCCAGGAGGACCCGAATATGCTGTTACAGGAAAAGATTGCTTCTCGAAAATTTGTTCTCTTAGGGGAATTCGAACCGCCCAAGGGCGCCGAGTTCTCACGTCTGTTGGACATGGCCAACAGGGTCAAGGGAAGAATGGATGCCTTGGTGGTCCCTGAAATGGGAAACGCCGTGATGAAGGCGAGTTCCTTGGGCGGATGCGCCTTTCTGAAGCAGAACGGTTTTGAAACGATTCTCCAGGCCTGTTGCCGGGACAGGAATCGTTTGGCCCTCCAGGCCGACATTCTCTCGGCCGCAGCCCTGGGTATCACCTCTGTTATGGCCGTCTCCGGCGAAGACATCCGATATGGGGATCATCCCCAGGCCAGAGAGGTATACGATGTGGATGTGCTGGAGCTTCTGGAAATCCTCGGCAGGCTTCAGACGGGCAAGGATATGGCCGGGATCGAACTGTCAGGCGTGCCCCGCTTCTGTATCGGTTCCACCGTCAATGCGGGGGCTATGGGCGGGGCACTCGATATCGAGATTGAAAATCTGAACAAGATGGTGGCGGCAGGGGTTCAATTCACCGTTACCCCCCCTGTATTTGACCTCCACCGCTTTCAGCAGTTCATCAAGCGGATCGATACGAACAAAGTGGCCGTCATTCCAACGGTGCTCCTCCTGAAATCCGCGGGCATGGCACGGTATATGGATAGGAATATCAAACATATTTCTATCCCTCCGGAGATGATTCGGGAAATCCAGAAGGCCCCTGATAAATTGAAACAGTGTATTCAGATTGCGGCCGGTCTCATCCGTCAATTCAAAGATATGGGGACGGCGGGGGTTATGGTCGCAACCGCAGGCTGGGAAGACAAGCTTCCCCTGCTCTTGGACGCAGCACGGCTGTGAGAAAGGAACAATAGATATGCCTAACCATCAGACCAAAAACATGTCAGGCTCCGTCATGGTCGTCGGAGGCGGCATCGCCGGCATGCAGTCAGCCCTGGATCTGGCGAACTCAGGTTATTATGTCTACTTGGTGGAAAGGAATCCGGCCATCGGCGGGCTCATGTCTCAGTTGGACAAGACATTTCCCACCAATGACTGTGCCATGTGAGTCATCTCACCTAAACTGGTCGAGGTCGGCCGGCACCTGAATATCGAACTCCTGACAACAACAGAGCTCCGGGAACTGGAGGGTGAAGAAGGGAACTTCAAGGCCC contains:
- a CDS encoding methylenetetrahydrofolate reductase, whose amino-acid sequence is MLLQEKIASRKFVLLGEFEPPKGAEFSRLLDMANRVKGRMDALVVPEMGNAVMKASSLGGCAFLKQNGFETILQACCRDRNRLALQADILSAAALGITSVMAVSGEDIRYGDHPQAREVYDVDVLELLEILGRLQTGKDMAGIELSGVPRFCIGSTVNAGAMGGALDIEIENLNKMVAAGVQFTVTPPVFDLHRFQQFIKRIDTNKVAVIPTVLLLKSAGMARYMDRNIKHISIPPEMIREIQKAPDKLKQCIQIAAGLIRQFKDMGTAGVMVATAGWEDKLPLLLDAARL